In a single window of the Drosophila miranda strain MSH22 chromosome XL, D.miranda_PacBio2.1, whole genome shotgun sequence genome:
- the LOC108164902 gene encoding solute carrier family 46 member 3 has protein sequence MSPKDGSLDDATYAKYTVNHSPPSSPAAATRPPPEPASSAAGQEKMTPKATTTTATDTTTATTTTPVKRTWREKFRLISNNITVEPILASYIMPSVLSNLATQNLNLEKACRVNMAYGDVVCDALTRRQTANYTMEEETVQQMVARMAAWKTVIQSMFPCLLILFWGSWSDRHRRRKPCMLIPVVGEFLGVVGLMLCVYFENTPMEVAALTEAIFPSLSGGWFTMLMGVFSYIADITTEEERTLRIGILNVCFSVGVPIGMAFSGVLLKQIGFYGVFSISAFFYVVAFVYGFWFLEEPVARPEKSPTQKGLLADFFDKEHVVQTFRVAFKKGENQRRKRVILLMIVVMVIIGPLHGEMAVTYLFTRFRFNWSEVEFSFFSTYAMFTGLIGVIFCVGILSHKLGIDDALVGVLSSTSKILSGFVYAFATVPWHMYLGGLVEIFNGTAFIAMRSIATKLVSKDELGKVNSLFGVAEALMPMVFAPMYTTLYAATLRVLPGAFFLLGGGLTMFSVVIFLWMYRFQVKQRRRLARTDAERASIKDPNGNINAIEALALASEAKGQMNGIISNVIHESLESHAEETPPPPPPVLGIENPAYVPEEGKTKEA, from the exons ATGTCGCCCAAGGACGGTAGCCTGGATGATGCCACATATGCCAAATACACTGTCAATCATTCGCCCCCATCCTCGCCAGCGGCTGCAACACGACCACCACCGGAACCGGCTTCATCCGCTGCGGGCCAGGAAAAGATGAcaccaaaagcaacaacaacaacagcaacagataccacaacagccacaacaacaacgccCGTTAAGCGGACATGGCGCGAAAAGTTTCGCCTGATATCGAACAATATCACGGTGGAGCCCATTCTCGCGTCGTACATTATGCCCAGCGTGCTGTCCAATTTGGCCACACAGAATCTCAATCTGGAGAAGGCCTGTCGCGTGAACATGGCATACGGGGATGTGGTGTGCGATGCTCTAACCCGCCGCCAGACAGCCAATTATACCAT GGAAGAGGAAACGGTTCAGCAGATGGTGGCTCGCATGGCCGCCTGGAAGACAGTGATCCAATCGATGTTCCCCTGCCTGTTGATCCTCTTTTGGGGCTCGTGGAGCGATCGCCATCGCCGTCGCAAGCCCTGCATGCTCATCCCAGTGGTGGGGGAATTTCTGGGCGTTGTGGGTCTCATGCTGTGCGTTTACTTTGAGAATACACCCATGGAGGTGGCCGCCCTGACCGAGGCCATCTTTCCCTCCCTCAGTGGGGGCTGGTTCACCATGCTGATGGGCGTTTTCAGCTACATTGCGGACATCACCACCGAAGAGGAGCGCACTCTAAGGATTGGCATACTCAACGTATGCTTCTCTGTGGGTGTGCCCATTGGTATGGCCTTCAGTGGGGTCCTACTCAA GCAAATCGGCTTCTACGGCGTCTTCTCCATATCGGCGTTCTTCTATGTGGTGGCCTTTGTGTACGGTTTCTGGTTCCTGGAGGAGCCGGTGGCCAGGCCCGAGAAGAGTCCCACGCAGAAGGGTCTGCTGGCCGATTTCTTCGACAAGGAGCATGTGGTGCAGACATTCCGTGTGGCCTTCAAGAAGGGCGAGAATCAGCGCCGCAAGCGCGTCATTCTCCTGATGATCGTCGTGATGGTGATCATTGGTCCGCTGCACGGCGAAATGGCTGTGACGTATCTGTTCACGAGGTTCCGCTTCAACTGGTCGGAGGTGGAGTTCAGTTTCTTCTCCACCTATGCCATGTTCACGGGCCTCATCGGCGTGATCTTCTGCGTGGGCATCCTGTCGCACAAGCTGGGCATCGACGATGCCCTGGTGGGCGTCCTCTCGAGCACCTCGAAGATCCTGTCCGGGTTTGTCTATGCCTTTGCCACGGTGCCGTGGCACATGTATCTGGGCGGCCTGGTGGAGATCTTCAATGGCACGGCCTTCATTGCCATGCGCTCGATAGCCACCAAGCTCGTGTCCAAGGACGAACTGGGGAAAGTGAACTCTCTGTTCGGCGTGGCAGAGGCCCTTATGCCCATGGTCTTTGCCCCCATGTACACGACGCTGTATGCTGCCACACTGAGGGTGCTGCCGGGCGCCTTCTTTCTGCTCGGCGGTGGCCTAACCATGTTCTCTGTTGTCATCTTCCT TTGGATGTACCGCTTCCAGGTGAAGCAACGTCGCCGTCTGGCGCGCACCGATGCGGAACGCGCCTCCATCAAGGATCCCAATGGCAACATCAACGCCATCGAGGCTCTGGCCTTGGCTAGTGAGGCCAAGGGTCAAATGAATGGCATCATTTCCAATGTGATACACGAGTCCCTCGAATCACATGCGGAGGAAActccaccaccaccgccgcctGTGCTTGGCATTGAGAATCCGGCCTATGTCCCAGAGGAGGGCAAGACCAAGGAGGCCTAG